In a single window of the Etheostoma spectabile isolate EspeVRDwgs_2016 chromosome 3, UIUC_Espe_1.0, whole genome shotgun sequence genome:
- the capn12 gene encoding LOW QUALITY PROTEIN: calpain-12 (The sequence of the model RefSeq protein was modified relative to this genomic sequence to represent the inferred CDS: inserted 3 bases in 2 codons): MANSKEAPRGSIENPIKFRDQDFQALLETCLKSGQLFADPTFPPEQKSIGIPEDPNPKKAIKWQRPKEISKNAVFVEGTIGTTDICQGQLGNCWLLAALSCLTMHPQLFVKVVPANQSISEPYAGIFYFMFWQYGEWVEVVVDDRLPVCEGRLLFSYSRTRNEYWSALVEKAYAKLIGCYGSLKGGNISEGMEDFTGGIARSLKVTSRTPRVLWRALTAALSRGSLLSCFIKACSTLEIGKVTEKGLIKGHAYAITTTDKVMKASDEVLLLKLRNPWGFVEYRGPWSDKGKEWDDVVKAEKERIQLQQNEDGEFWISTEDFCSLFDVVELCSVNPDNLDEENTPASTWTISEHRGFWLQGSSAGGSRKNNRSFWKNPQFQLVLTEGDHSGQVNEGGANEVYDEPEGEDDNEEDEDDLLIPEDKKKAEKPKQKGRQCTVLVELLQKNRRKDKVNFLQISFHIYEVPTELQGACLSRNFFMTTRPVGRSGKYRAQRGVWKKLLLDPGKYIIVASTYQPNQPGEFFVRIFSKTGNTLGTQDFTCSSGFLQLMATPVSPEDQVRVQKTFDENASQDDRLNAKKIMKLFNTALDKNYHLPLETCRQLIFGQHTKGRASLSRKQAETLLSTLRHLQSIFIKFDEDSSGTMSSFELSTALEAIGMRCDSKVVQCCSSXLCTGELHAFHSFVSCXTRMQKLFALYESETSQEVKDRGINHWLLQFLML, from the exons ATGGCGAACAGCAAGGAGGCACCTCGGGGCTCCATCGAGAACCCGATCAAGTTTAGGGATCAAGACTTCCAGGCTCTCCTGGAAACGTGTCTGAAGTCCGGACAGCTGTTTGCTGATCCAACCTTTCCACCTGAGCAGAAGTCCATCGGCATCCCGGAAGATCCTAACCCCAAAAAGGCGATCAAGTGGCAGCGACCCAAG GAAATCTCTAAGAATGCTGTGTTTGTGGAGGGCACGATTGGAACCACTGATATCTGTCAGGGCCAACTGG GTAACTGTTGGCTGCTGGCTGCCCTGTCCTGTCTCACCATGCACCCCCAACTCTTTGTGAAGGTGGTTCCAGCCAACCAAAGCATATCCGAGCCTTATGCAGGGATCTTCTATTTTATG TTCTGGCAGTATGGTGAGTGGGTGGAGGTGGTTGTGGATGACAGGCTGCCAGTATGCGAAGGCCGTCTGCTCTTCAGCTACTCTCGCACCCGCAACGAGTATTGGAGCGCCCTGGTGGAAAAGGCCTACGCCAA GTTAATTGGATGCTACGGAAGCTTGAAGGGGGGCAACATTTCAGAGGGGATGGAGGATTTCACAGGAGGCATTGCACGCTCGCTGAAGGTCACATCTCGTACCCCTCGTGTCCTCTGGAGGGCTCTGACAGCCGCCCTGTCTCGAGGCAGTCTGCTCAGCTGCTTCATCAAG GCCTGCAGCACCCTTGAGATTGGTAAAGTGACAGAAAAGGGGCTGATAAAGGGCCACGCTTACGCCATCACCACCACCGACAAG GTGATGAAAGCGTCAGATGAGgttttgttgttgaagctgAGGAACCCTTGGGGTTTTGTCGAATATCGCGGACCCTGGAGTGACAA GGGTAAAGAGTGGGATGACGTGGTCAAAGCAGAGAAGGAAAGGATTCAGCTGCAACAGAATGAAGATGGAGAGTTCTG GATCAGTACTGAGGACTTCTGCAGCCTGTTTGACGTTGTGGAGCTCTGCAGTGTGAATCCTGACAATCTTGATGAGGAAAACACACCTGCCTCTACCTGGACCATCAGTGAACATCGAGGATTCTGGTTACAGGGGAGCTCTGCTGGCGGAAGCCGCAAAAACAACC GATCGTTCTGGAAGAATCCTCAGTTCCAGTTGGTTCTAACGGAGGGGGACCACTCAGGACAGGTCAATGAGGGGGGTGCTAATGAGGTTTATGATGAGCCTGAAGGTGAGGATGATAAcgaggaggatgaagatgacCTGTTGATCCCAGAGGACAAGAAGAAAGCAGAGAAACCGAAGCAGAAAGGCAGACAGTGCACCGTGCTGGTGGAGCTGCTGCAGAAGAACCGCAGGAAGGATAAAGTCAACTTCCTCCAAATATCTTTCCATATTTACGAG gttcCTACTGAG CTCCAGGGTGCGTGTCTGAGTCGCAACTTCTTCATGACTACTCGCCCTGTGGGTCGCTCTGGGAAATATAGGGCTCAGAG GGGTGTGTGGAAGAAGCTGCTGCTGGACCCGGGGAAATACATCATCGTGGCGTCCACCTATCAACCCAACCAGCCCGGAGAGTTCTTTGTCCGCATTTTCTCCAAGACTGGAAACACTCTGGG GACTCAGGACTTTACCTGCTCCTCTGGCTTCCTCCAG CTCATGGCAACTCCCGTCTCCCCGGAGGATCAAGTGAGAGTTCAGAAAACCTTTGATGAAAATGCTAGCCAA GATGACAGGCTGAACGCCAAGAAGATCATGAAGCTGTTCAACACAG CTCTTGACAAAAATTACCATCTGCCACTGGAGACATGCAGACAACTTATCTTTGGACAGCAT ACTAAAGGGCGCGCCAGTCTCAGCCGTAAACAAGCAGAAACCCTGCTGTCTACTCTGCGCCATCTGCAG TCCATCTTTATCAAGTTCGATGAGGACTCTTCTGGGACCATGAGCTCCTTTGAACTCAGTACAGCGCTGGAAGCTATTG GGATGCGGTGTGATAGCAAGGTAGTTCAGTGCTGTTCGAG GCTTTGCACTGGAGAGCTTCATGCCTTTCACAGCTTTGTGTCAT GCACCAGGATGCAAAAGCTTTTCG CTCTGTATGAATCAGAGACCAGTCAAGAAGTGAAAGACAGAGGGATCAACCAT TGGCTGCTTCAGTTCCTGATGCTGTGA